The Malania oleifera isolate guangnan ecotype guangnan unplaced genomic scaffold, ASM2987363v1 ctg494, whole genome shotgun sequence genomic interval gtaaaaatgaactgatgaaagtgaaaaaatattttcagaatatttatgtaagacatgaaaggtatttttagtatataaacattaaatgttgattggcttattttacaggcagtgtataaattttattgctaaattgtgtggcatgagtaaatagaatgttgtgtgcaaatatatgttaaatgtatgagatgtaggttaagtaagtaaagcaataaaaataaaatatgatatggacaatgttgcctgtgtatgttaaatgcaaccatgtaaatgtaagataacTAAAAGACACCCATGTTAGCAGATGTAGCATACTTctatgtagactaattgatgacagctaaaagaagcTATGTTAGCAGAACTAGCacatttctacgtagactaattggtgatggctaaagaccagctgtagtacgaagtaatgaaatgaaatattatgaaatgacgatgaaatgacaatgaaatgaaatgacaaaggtaaatgatgtaaatgggaaagagtaacttaaagtgaaatgaaatgcaaagttaagttatgaacatgaatgaatgtgtatgaatgtataataacagaaaagaatgatgtattatgatattagaagtatctatgtacatagaacatgttacgattgggcgaggcgtaccttttgcttgagggcttgctgagtaaggcgagtgcactaatagttacagatgtggcagtaaccGCAtcacgtactagggcagagggaacctgttatgacccaaaaatatatatacaattaaagcacaataataataaaataataaaaatggtcattaattaatatcaatacagaagtatttttctATTAAGATcgttgattccatgtttgatgctcaAGAAAGATCTTGtttaagtgagtgctcagagacctggttaaaatggaatttcataatataaaacagagtagacactgtttatatatgtaaataagtacataaaataatgttttgactggcATAAtctgtagaaatatatgataaaataataataatataagtatcctatgcagggcccacaagactgtgtggggcccacatgagtctcgaagccgtgtggaggtttacacgagtctcgaaactgtgtagggctcataaaatcatatgaggattattggaattacgtaagatccatttgggtctcgaagttgtatggggcccacaagaccatgtggggcccacatgagttttcaaaatttaaatttaattcttgttcaaaaataaataataaaataaataaagactaaaaatagtttaaaagtaataacaatgataataataatgataatattgattaagaaatataataaaataataaaataattaattaactaattgattaattaattaggtaagtgattaattaaaaatttatttaatgagaatggtggcaagcactcccacatggcctccattcccatctcatactcaacccataccttacccatctcttgcccattttttaatttttaaaaattataatttcgcccatctccccacacttttataaatttcatttctactccaaaattttcctataaatagggagctctcaaccttcatttttcacaataatttttcaaggaagagaaggattagtgagtgaaagaatttgtggtggagagagaatttttgaataagttctcaatcacccactctttctgatctcatttcttagagatagttacagtgttcataaggaagaaggtaagtaaattttgattatgttaatttttttttatttaaaattcatactggagtttattttataagtaaatttcaattatgttaattagttatACAAAATTTACATgactttatttttacacatatttaattagaccagttctatctttaatatacttgcatttatttttgagttaagaaatgttctaatcccctcaggtaaattttcagcatttctttctattcaaaaataaaattatatatatttttaacacaaaaattgtgtggcatgagtttatttttacgttgcatttttatgaaaatatgagtaaagatgagattttcacgatattattttaaattgcataaattataataagatgattttaaaacctattatggcaacgaaagttcaaagttacagatgttcggtaccgcaacttaaagtttaaacggattagagtgcacccacactgtttgcagagtggttatttatattagggaatttctcctgagtgcacacctgattccggaccaggacttaataaggaaaatctcacttaaagtttacgtacgttgatttagtttggtcggcgagccagctaagtccagttttcggaccacacaacccagtcatggaggtaaacatgacttacggtaaattggcctaagggtgatttttataatatatgtttatacatatttaattacgtgtacaaagttattgaagatttgaaggaaaagtgtaagtttaagTGAAAAGGAtaattctggtgcttaaatgacgatctaaggaaaacgtataaggaaaagtatatgtatgtatatagttaaatatttatataattttaaagttaaaagtttaatttaacggtcataatatatgattattaaattttactgtaatagttgatggtaaaagttttatgcaaaaatttttagatctacatttatttttttaaaaaaattgaagttatagtattaaatattattttacgaaatttttaaaaaagctcATTTTTGCCACTTTTTATTTTAGATGATTCTGAAGAGcatatcggaaatcaggcttagcaagcatgcggatggggatagaaaaataaagattgattagaaatattagtatgatgttagatatttatgtttgtgtaatttttcttttttttgaaataaataattgtaatatggataattagcgctctggtttaataataattaagtttatttgcttccgctgtaaatcaatagtaaaaagttaatatcccagacccttcggggtcggggtgttacagaacctacttgtatgggcaagtagattttcctatccttaaggcctttaCCGATAAGCTATTGTtaaacggtgtgagtacgagattaatttaacacttgagggctttctgagtaaggtgagtgccctggtatgctttagttgccccttttgggttgcctaggtattagagcagaggggtgctacttgtatgggcgggtaattacccctatcctcgggtaatctcgtgggttaaacatttgcatgtatttgattaggttcagggaatgattttagaaattatgttaatgatttccaaatgttaaataatatgtcatatataaactcatgttggtcacacactgttttaatatattgtttatttcctcactgaaatgtgtctcacccaaatatgaaattatctttttcaggatttcctcgagatcgagcttagaaagctcgagattttatagcgtttttggtaaatagaaagaaaaaaatggaatatttttatgttaattttgatatgtatattttatgttttatgtctttatgttttaacttagttatgaaaggatagttgtgaaacatactggtatttgtggataatgttttggagacatgtatatatttgaatactggtggatgattaatttattatggtcggtagttagaattagtaaactctggtattatgttatatggagattatggatatgtttttcgctgcatatattatgaattatggattatcaaggattttatcaggtataacgcgccggaccgggtttaagggtttggggcgttacaatgtttatgttttaaacatggatcttatatatttaaaaatacatatagaactctggtatatgtctaatagaacctcgaatgagaatgtttatgttttccgatGTGCATGATTACAGATATGTTTGAGATACACCTGTTTGTCCCTaattagggcgggttgtttatgtatgtttattagaTACAGGTATTTcgtatgtgtagtagcactctgggttcGAATAAAGGACATGGGCGTTACAACATGGTATCTGAGCCCTTAACTAGTCATAAGTGTGATGCGATTCATACTactttgtgatgacccaaaaatatatatatatatatatatatatatatatacgattaaagcacaataataataaaataataaaaatagtcattaagttaatattaatacagaagtgttttttttctgtaggatccttgattccatgtttgatgtctaagaaagaccttgtctaagcgagtgctcagagaccattgcggctcagtcgctccctggaggtcggcctggtcaaaatggaatttcataggataaacaggatagacactgtttgtacacgtaaataagtatatatacataaaatagtgttttgataaacataatttgtagaaatatataataagatgataataatataggtatcatatatgGGGCCCataagactatgtggggtccacatgagtcttgGAGCCACAAgatactgtttatatacgtaaataagtacataaaataatattttgactgaaataatttgtagaaatatataataaaataataataatataggtatcctctgcgggcccacaagactgtgtggggcccacatgagtcccgaaatagtgtggaggtttacacgagtctcgaagctgtgtagggctcataaaatcgtatgaggattattggagttacgtaggatccgtttgggtctcgaagtggtgtgggccccacaagaccatgtgggggccacatgagttttcaaaatttaaatttaattcttattcaaaaataaataataaaataaataaatactaaaaatggttcaaaattaataataatgataataatgattaagaaaaataataaaataataaaataattaattaactaattgattaattaattaggtaagtgattaattaaaaatttatttaatgggaatggtggcaagcactctcacatgacctccatccccatcccatactcaacccatcccttgcccattctttaatttttaaaaattataatttcacctatcttCCCACACttatataaatttcatttcttccctaaaattttcctttaaatagggagctctcaacctttatttttcacaataatttttcaaggaagagaagaattagtgagtgaaagaaattgtggtggagagagaatttttgagtaagttctcaatcacctactctttccgatctcatttcttagagatagttacagtgttcgtaagaaAGAATGtaggtaaattttgattatgttagtttttttttttatttaaaattcatactcgagtttattttataagtaaatttcaattatgttaattagttacacaaaatttccatgagtttatttttacgcatatttaattataccagttctatctttaatatacttacatatatttttggattaagaaatgttctaattccctcgggtaaattttcagcatttatttctatttaaaaataaaattatatatatttttaacacaaaaattgtgtcgcatgagtttatttctacgttacattttttatgaaaatatgagtaaagatgagattttcatgatattattttaaattgtataaattataataagatgattttaaaaccccttatggcaacgaaagttcaaagttacagatgctcggtaccacaacttaaagtttatacggatcagagtgcacccacactgtttacagagtggttatttatgttagtggatttctcctgagtgcacacctggttccggaccaggacttaataaggaaaatctcacttaaagtttacgtacgttgatttagtttggtcggctagccagttaagtccagtcttcggactgcacaacccagtcatgggggtaaacatgacttacggcaaacaggcctaaaagtggtttttacaatatatgtttatacatatttaattacgtgcacaaagttattgatgatttgaaggaaaagtataagtttatatgaaaatgatcattttagtgcttaaatgacgatctaaagaaaacgtataaagaaaagtatatgtatatttatcattaaatatttatacagttttaacgttaaaagtttaatttaacagttatggtatatgattataaaattttactgttatagttgatggtaaaagttttatgtaaaaatttttaaatttatatttattctagagacagttttgaagttataatattgaatattgttttacgaaatttttaaaaaactcatttttaccacacactaataataatcttatttacttactgagcgtcgtcttactccaatcatatttttatttcagataactctgaagagcatgttggaaatcaggcttagcaagcatgcgggcgaggatagaaaaataaagattgtttagaaatattagtatgatgtcagatatttatgcttatgtaatttttcttcttttgaaataaatgattgtaatatggataattagtgctctggtttaataataattgagtttatttgcttccgctgtaaatcaatggtaaaaagttaatatcctaggccccttagggttggggtgttacatacTTGGTTAGGGGTATACTTAGAGCTTaggttactaggttttgtagtttagaatataccagagtttaaGATGTGAATAAGATTAGCGAGTGCAATTTTGTATACCtagagacagaaatccattgacgACTTGTGTGCTTTTCTAGATCATTCGAAAGGtttagaaaatcacggcaatctatTGGCGGTTTTATTTCTACGTGGAAGGGCAGAACTCGAGTCAAAATGAATATGTCATTAGGGTACGTTAGTATTAGGATTGTTCTTATAGGAAGTAAGTTTATAGTGTTGCAGTATTAGTTGGTTAAGCTTCTAATTGCTTTCCTCAATTGCTTTTTAAGATGGAATCCAAAGATAATATTGTCAATGTTGGAGGCAGTAGCAGTGAGGGAGCTGGCACTGAGGCTGGTAGTGATTCTACGAATGTTCTGCGGGACTTCGCTCAGCTGTTAATGGCTGAGGTGGTTCTGACAAGTACGGGGGAAAATCATCTTGCGACTGAGTTGGGTTGTTTTATTGATCAGTTCACGTGACTGAAACCTCCTGTTTTAATGGGAAGTGAAAACCCGATTCAAGCTGAAAATTGGATCGGGGAGATTGAAAAGATTCTGGACGTCTTGAACTGCACCGAGAAGCAGAGAGTAGCCTTTGCAACATTCAAGTTGTCGGGCGAAGCAGAGAGATTCTGGAAATCTGTAAAGATGCTTGAAGAGCATTGACCTATTCCCGTGGTTATGACGTGGGATAggttcaaggaattattctttgaacggtattttTCGGCCATAGTCAAAaatgccaagatggaggaatttatgagttTGAAGCAAGGGTAGTTGATAATTCAGTAGTACGCTGCCAAATTTCGGGTCCTTTAGGTTTCAAAGCTAAATCCTGTTTTGTTAGGTTTACTTGGAGtgacctggttaaaattgggacGTCGACAATGTTGAAGCTCGACTTGGTTTGACTCCTATGCAACCCTAAGAGCAAGAACATTCCTAAAGAAGTTtacaaacattaaaaaataataataatttaataaaataatgttAATCATTTTTTACCCTTCAATTATCCAAACGATCATTCCTTTCTTTTTTCCCCTGCCCGCAAAAGAACAAATTTGAAGTGGGTAAAGGAATCACTTTCGCACGATGGACGGTGGAGATGCAGTGGTTCCCGAATTCCGCACTACACTACTTGATAAGTGACGGGAGAGAAGCATCGAGAACTCTGAAAAACAGATGAGAATCATCCTCCAACGGGGACGACTCACTGCTGCCGCTGCTGGTGGAGTGGCTCCACTTCTTAGACCTCCCTCCAACCCGAACCCTGCTCCAAGATCTCTCTCCTTCCGCGCTCGAACCCCAATCACACACTTCATCGCTTCCCTATCCCCATCgcttctcttctcttcctctaGAATGGCCGACGCCGCCTGCGCTACGATTTCCTCGCTATCTACTGTTTGCCCCGATGATCCCGCTCCACTCGTTTCGTTCGCGTTGTCTCCCTCCTCTGCTCTCAAAATCCAGAAAGGAGACATCACCAAGTGGTTCGTCGACGGCTCTTCTGATGCTATCGTAcgcctccctctctctctctctctctctctctctctgttaatCCTTTTGGGAATAATCAATTCATTATTGCACGGTTATTTCGTATTGGTACGAAGAGCTTCCATGGCTTTGTTAGCTTTTATCATGAATTTTTTGTTGTTTAATGCGGAGGAAAATTATGTAATGGCCCGATTTAATATCTTGATTTTGTTGCGTGAAATTATCTGCGAATAAAAATCGGAATTGGGTTTTTGAATGCACTGCATCGCGGGTAATTTTTACAATTTCATCatttcatgattttaaaacacGGGATTTTTTAAATTACTCAACGTTGTAGGAATGATATTGAATATGTATTGCTACTGAAATGATCGTTTGATGCATTTTAATCCccgattaaaaatattttatgcaggTTAATCCAGCAAATGAGCGAATGCttggaggtggtggtgcagatgggGGTAATATACCTTAACCCTCTATTAAAAATGTTATTAAATGAAATTATGGTAACCATAAAGGTTTTTGTTGATTTGAGAATGATCTTGTGTGCGCTTATATAATGAATTATTCTACGttgcaaagataggaaaagaAAAGAGTAATTATCATAATTTGATTGTGTTTTTTTCAGCCATACATAGAGCTGCTGGTCCAGAACTTCACGCTGCTTGCTACAATGTCCCGGAAGTGCAACCTGGAATTCGCTGCCCTACCGGAGAAGCAAGGATTACCTTGTGGGTTATTATAGTTAATTCCACTATTGGGATTGTATCATCCAGTTTTATATCTTAAAAAGCACCAAGCACATAATCAGTTTGCTAACATGTTTACAATTTGCAGTGGTTTTAAATTGCCTGCATCCCATGTAATTCATACGGTTGGGCCCATTTATGACATGGACAGTAACCCTGAAGCTTCTCTGAAAAATGCATACAGGTATGTTGTTTCTTCCTATTATTTTTCTTACTAATTCTGTTCATCATCCTAAGTAAATCTGTTACTTTTGTCTTGCACACAAATTGGTTACAGGAACAGCTTAAGGGTGGCTAAAGAGAATAATATTCAATACATTGCTTTTCCTGCCATCTCTTGTGGTGTTTATCGGTAAGTATTCTTAATGCTAAACACTGCAATGTAgtttatttttaatgattttgttctttgtcattatcaaaagaaAAATTTATGGGATTTTACTTGATTATTATGTTGGAAGTCCACATTCATTAGATCAAGACAGCCATAATCACTACaaaatatattatctttattttgttttatgaTTCCAGACAGCGATAATCACTACAAAATCAAAATGGTCAAGGACACTCCATCTACATTACATGTTTTAATGGGACTGaagggaaaaaaaaggaaaaaaaaaaaaaaaaaaagtgatccTTGAATTAATTCAAAACACTCATTACTACCATGGTCACAGGAGCAGGCaccttagaaaataataaaaagactTGTGTGCAAGCTTGTTGAACCGGCTTGCAAATAGAGAATCATGATAATTGACAATATTTGAAgtgaaatatatttaaatttttttagaaaattatgtaATGAGCCTAATATCAAGCCAATTCACGAGCTGGCGAAAGAGCTCACTTGCAAGCTGGTTCAACAAGCTTGTGAGCCTATCATGCCAAGTATGACTCGGCTCGAACTCGGCTTGTTCAACTAACCATCTCGAAGTGTGCATTTGAGCTCCACTTGTTTAGCATAATAAATGAGTTCGAGTGAGCTATTATCAAGCCAAGCGCCAAGTAGCTCTTGAGCTGCTCATTTCGTTTGCAGCCTAGTTATAGTTTATTCAAGATAGAAAAACtgctttcttttttgttttagCTTTGCATTACAATCTTCATTTGGCTTGTGTTGTGCAAACTCTTCAATATTGCTCCGTGCAAAATCTTCAAAATGTAGCTTTTATCAAATGCATTGTCAATGATGTAGCTTTGTAGGATTGCTTCTTAATGAGGAGTTTCACCATTCTATATGACCATAATCAACCCATGTCttggttcccccccccccccctgcccCTGCGAAGAAAACAAACAGCACCTTcatgtaatatttctttttcatttgGCATTGTTTATGATTACTGATTTTTGTTTGATTCAAATTTTGTCAAGGATGATGACAGCTTTCTGAGAACAAATTAATTAGAAATGACTCCAAAAGTGGATCTaaatttttgttgtttttgatgagacaattttttttcccttctcaTGTCATGTTGTATTAGGTATCCTTTTGATGAAGCTGCCAGGGTAGCCGTATCTTCAGTTACTGAGTTTGCAAATGAGTTCAAAGAGGTATGCATTTGTAGGCTCTGGTTCATGTTACTTCTATTTCTATACttaattcttttatttttggcccctattttttaaacatttttcaaaatgcaattttttttctctattatCTTTATTTGGTAAATGGCATCTTAATTCCCTGATGTTATACTGAATTGCGCTTGACTTCCTGCCCTGTAATCGTAAATTGTATATAGATTTATTCAACTATTAAGTATCTTACCGAAGCTAAAAATGAAACTTCTAAATAATGTGCTATTTGATTCATGAGATAAAAATTGTTCCCTTGAAGACATGGCTAGATTTTCCACCAGgaatatttttatttggtttGCACTATAAGATTCTTTTGAATTTTGGCACAAGGACTTGCTAGAatgtttattaaattaaatctatTTCCTCAAAATTTCAACCTTCATAAATAACCCCAATAAATCCATCCTAATAATAATGTTGTTCAACTAGGTCCCAAAATTATGAAGCCCTTGGGGGAGCATGGGAATGGGATTCTCATGTTTTATGGAAATTCTTCAATCCTAAAAATGTGAGATTGTCAGGTGACTTGTTCCAAACTAAGTGAGAATGGGATATTATGGGCAtaatatttttgggaatgttgAAAGATGTTGTGAACCAAATACTTCCGAAAACTCTGGGGAATAAATTGCAATTTAGTGAAACTTCTGTGTAATTTACCCATCTTTATTTTATGTGAATGTAGCCCTTATTTTCCATGTGAATTCTTTAGGTTAAATGGAACCAatattactatttagggtttggtttgtaaAGTATTCGTGCAAATTTGGCTGCATTTACGTCAAAAGTTATTTTGCAGGtgcattttgttttgtttttggatGAGATTTACAATGCTTGGGTGGAAAAAGCAAAGGAGATACTGAAGAATTGAAGATGCAGAATGCACAGGATACTCCAATCTCatgttaatatattattatgtGTGGCAACAAATCCTACGGAATTATGCATAAAGTTACCAAGGAACGGGGTTTTATCCTTTTCTAGTCGGTTTCTGTtttctgggaaaaatgtaaaaaaaaaaaaaaacaagtgtgACCCTGGAAATTGTCTATGTATGGAGTCTTGTTTTGTTAAGAGTGGTATTGTACTGGGGATTGTAT includes:
- the LOC131147200 gene encoding uncharacterized protein LOC131147200, with the translated sequence MRIILQRGRLTAAAAGGVAPLLRPPSNPNPAPRSLSFRARTPITHFIASLSPSLLFSSSRMADAACATISSLSTVCPDDPAPLVSFALSPSSALKIQKGDITKWFVDGSSDAIVNPANERMLGGGGADGAIHRAAGPELHAACYNVPEVQPGIRCPTGEARITFGFKLPASHVIHTVGPIYDMDSNPEASLKNAYRNSLRVAKENNIQYIAFPAISCGVYRYPFDEAARVAVSSVTEFANEFKEVHFVLFLDEIYNAWVEKAKEILKN